A stretch of Persephonella sp. DNA encodes these proteins:
- a CDS encoding slipin family protein: MAPSIIVLAILIIIFLASAIKILPEYERGVIFRLGRVIGAKGPGIIILIPFIDKMVRVSLRVITMDVPTQDVITKDNVSVKVDAVVYFRVVDPVKAIVNVEDFIYAISQISQTTLRSVCGQAELDELLSQREKLNVKLQEIIDKETDAWGVKVVSVELKRIDLPEELVKAMARQAEAERERRAKIISAEAEFQAAQKLVEAAALLAKQPIAMQLRYLETLNTIGQKNAKTIVFPFPTELMGFIESLRQKEKTE, encoded by the coding sequence ATGGCTCCGTCTATTATAGTTCTTGCAATCCTTATAATCATTTTTCTTGCTTCGGCAATCAAAATCCTTCCAGAGTATGAGAGAGGAGTAATATTCCGTCTTGGTAGGGTTATAGGAGCCAAAGGACCAGGTATTATTATTCTCATACCATTTATAGATAAAATGGTAAGGGTATCTTTAAGGGTAATAACAATGGACGTTCCAACACAGGACGTTATCACGAAAGATAACGTTTCTGTTAAAGTAGATGCTGTAGTCTATTTCAGAGTTGTTGATCCTGTGAAAGCGATAGTTAATGTTGAGGACTTTATATATGCTATCTCCCAGATATCCCAAACAACCCTCAGAAGTGTTTGCGGTCAGGCAGAGCTTGATGAACTGCTGTCTCAGAGAGAAAAACTGAATGTAAAACTTCAGGAAATTATTGATAAAGAAACAGATGCATGGGGCGTAAAAGTAGTTTCTGTTGAACTTAAAAGGATAGACCTACCGGAAGAACTTGTCAAAGCAATGGCAAGACAGGCTGAGGCAGAAAGGGAAAGAAGAGCCAAGATCATATCTGCAGAAGCAGAATTTCAGGCAGCACAAAAACTTGTTGAAGCTGCTGCACTCCTTGCAAAACAGCCTATAGCGATGCAGCTTAGATATCTTGAAACCCTTAACACAATAGGACAGAAAAATGCCAAAACTATCGTTTTCCCATTTCCAACAGAGCTGATGGGATTTATTGAAAGCCTCAGACAAAAAGAGAAAACTGAGTAA